The following proteins are co-located in the Paludibaculum fermentans genome:
- a CDS encoding glycoside hydrolase family 2 protein: MNGYRAALTILLCMAGAWPVQLSAQLQLGPAGGPSFQITNVQARKVTSLNGKWRTIVDPYENGYYDFRMQLSREGYFLNLKPKDKADRVEYDFDSSETLNVPGDWNSQRDSLFFYEGTLWYKKSFDYQAKPGNRIFLHFGGANYETIVFLNGERLGMHVGGFTPFDFEITGKVRARDNFVIVKVDNKRRRDGVPTLNTDWWNYGGLTREVTLVEVPATFVKDYFVQLKKGSMDTIAGWVRLNGAQPAQRVTVSIPEAHASVTVRTNAQGYAAFSLPAQLTLWTPDNPTLYEVRVEAEGDSVREQIGFRTIETRGTEILLNGKPLFLRGISAHEEAPFRAGRAFSAEDSRTLLGWAKELGCNFIRLAHYPHNENMLREADRMGVLVWSEAPVYWMIDWENPETFLNASNQLTEVLTRDRNRAAIILWSVANETPITEARNTFLKKLAALVKAEDPTRLTTAAMMHHEVAGTTEVVLDDPLGDVLDVLGCNEYLGWYDGAPEKADRVTWKSPYNKPLIMSEFGADALSGLHGDEGTRWTEEFQENIYHHQVGMLNKIPFLRGTSPWVLMDFRSPRRVLPNVQDFFNRKGLVSERGEKKKAFFVLQEFYREKARQ, translated from the coding sequence ATGAACGGGTACCGGGCGGCGCTGACGATCCTGTTGTGCATGGCTGGAGCGTGGCCGGTGCAGTTGTCTGCCCAACTGCAGCTCGGACCGGCTGGCGGTCCTTCTTTCCAGATCACCAATGTGCAGGCGCGCAAGGTCACCAGCCTGAACGGCAAATGGCGGACGATCGTCGATCCCTACGAGAACGGCTACTACGACTTCCGCATGCAGCTCAGCCGCGAGGGCTACTTCCTCAATCTCAAGCCGAAAGACAAAGCCGACCGCGTCGAGTACGACTTCGACAGTTCCGAAACCCTGAATGTCCCTGGCGACTGGAATTCCCAGCGAGACAGCCTGTTCTTCTACGAAGGCACCCTCTGGTACAAGAAGTCCTTCGACTACCAGGCCAAGCCTGGCAATCGAATCTTTCTCCATTTCGGCGGAGCCAACTACGAGACGATCGTCTTCCTCAATGGCGAGCGCCTGGGCATGCACGTCGGCGGCTTCACGCCCTTCGACTTCGAAATCACAGGCAAAGTGCGCGCGAGGGACAACTTCGTCATCGTGAAGGTCGACAACAAGCGGCGGCGTGACGGTGTACCGACACTGAATACCGACTGGTGGAACTACGGCGGCCTCACTCGCGAAGTGACTCTCGTGGAAGTTCCAGCCACCTTCGTCAAGGACTACTTCGTTCAGTTGAAGAAGGGGTCGATGGATACCATCGCCGGTTGGGTCCGGCTCAACGGAGCCCAGCCGGCGCAGCGCGTCACCGTCAGCATTCCAGAGGCCCATGCCTCAGTGACGGTAAGGACCAACGCGCAGGGCTACGCGGCTTTTTCGCTGCCGGCCCAGCTCACTCTATGGACGCCCGACAACCCGACACTGTATGAGGTGCGTGTCGAGGCAGAAGGCGATTCCGTCAGGGAGCAGATCGGCTTCCGCACCATTGAAACGCGAGGCACCGAAATCCTGCTCAATGGCAAGCCGCTCTTCCTGCGTGGCATCTCGGCCCACGAGGAAGCACCCTTCCGCGCCGGACGTGCGTTCAGCGCCGAGGATTCGCGTACGCTGCTCGGGTGGGCCAAGGAACTCGGCTGCAACTTCATCCGCCTCGCGCACTATCCGCACAACGAAAACATGTTGCGGGAAGCGGACCGCATGGGCGTGTTGGTCTGGTCCGAAGCGCCGGTCTACTGGATGATCGATTGGGAGAATCCGGAAACCTTCTTAAATGCCAGCAATCAGCTCACCGAGGTCCTCACGCGCGACCGCAACCGGGCCGCCATCATCCTGTGGTCCGTGGCCAACGAGACCCCGATCACCGAAGCGCGCAACACGTTCCTGAAGAAGCTCGCCGCGCTGGTAAAGGCCGAGGACCCCACGCGCCTGACGACGGCCGCCATGATGCATCATGAGGTCGCCGGGACGACGGAGGTGGTCCTCGACGATCCGCTGGGCGACGTGCTCGACGTCCTGGGCTGCAACGAGTATCTGGGCTGGTACGACGGCGCGCCCGAGAAGGCTGACCGCGTGACCTGGAAGAGTCCCTACAACAAGCCCCTGATCATGAGCGAGTTCGGCGCCGACGCGTTGTCAGGCCTGCATGGAGACGAGGGTACCCGCTGGACCGAGGAGTTCCAGGAGAACATCTACCACCATCAGGTGGGCATGCTGAACAAGATCCCGTTCCTGCGCGGAACCTCGCCCTGGGTGCTGATGGACTTCCGCAGCCCGCGACGCGTCCTGCCCAACGTGCAGGACTTCTTCAACCGCAAGGGACTGGTCTCCGAACGAGGCGAGAAGAAGAAGGCCTTCTTCGTGCTCCAGGAGTTCTACCGGGAAAAAGCGCGGCAGTAA
- a CDS encoding RNA polymerase sigma factor: protein MTTLNVSGNSPIPAGSVRQDELYTEAAAEFGSALERLTRAYEADPEKRRDLSQDIHFQLWRSFQRYDGRCSMRTWVYRVAHHVAASHVIRERRIFSKLVTLEEVELFPDKALAPEAAHQQVDLDRITALIQLLKPIDRQVMLCYLEDMDAASIGEITGLSPGNVAIRIHRSKSVLSKWFHEGKNHE from the coding sequence GTGACTACCTTGAATGTGAGTGGCAATTCGCCCATCCCGGCCGGGTCTGTCCGACAGGACGAACTGTACACGGAAGCGGCGGCGGAATTCGGCTCCGCGCTGGAACGGCTCACCAGGGCCTATGAGGCTGATCCGGAGAAGCGCCGCGACCTGAGCCAGGACATTCACTTCCAGTTGTGGCGCAGCTTCCAGCGCTATGACGGGCGTTGTTCCATGAGGACGTGGGTGTACCGGGTGGCCCACCACGTGGCTGCCTCGCACGTGATCCGCGAGCGGCGCATCTTCTCGAAACTGGTGACGCTGGAAGAAGTGGAGTTGTTTCCGGACAAGGCCCTGGCGCCGGAGGCTGCCCACCAGCAAGTCGACCTGGATCGGATCACCGCGTTGATTCAACTGTTGAAACCGATCGACCGGCAGGTGATGCTCTGCTACCTGGAAGACATGGACGCCGCGTCGATTGGAGAGATCACTGGCCTTTCCCCCGGCAATGTGGCCATCCGGATTCATCGAAGCAAGAGTGTCCTGTCGAAGTGGTTCCACGAAGGAAAGAATCATGAATGA
- a CDS encoding matrixin family metalloprotease produces the protein MPQKSIEPFAAVTSARTLSKGQEDPGFTAVQDFLLRFGYLRPNTFKANQLDEPTEEGLLRFQRQHGLPTTGVFDNPTRDMMGTHRCGMPDPASAIAFSIGCSWPNPNLTFAFEDGTNDIGGAAEFQAVRNAVATWAAAAPLKFTEVGRNQNPDIAIDWRPANDPDHSMVGGILAHADFPPGCSVITDGLPKPLHFDDSEHQWVVGSVAGGFDVETVALHEFGHLLGLQHSNVAGSVMFPTVSSNFTKRSLTADDLGGVKALYPAGIPTPGTYTIRQKSSNRFLDAHEIAGKDFRLVTRPAQNNDTQRWELASVGAVFAIRQKVNGRFLDAHDSAANDFRLVTRTAQNDASQRWIVVPVGDGSSTLRQLNNLRFMDAHEIEGEDFRLVTRPAQNNNTQRWLLTNVGTNLFTLQQKSNNRFVDAHETSDKDFSVVSRPAQNNDSQRWIFGQVGAVFTVRQKSNGRFVDAHEVSANDFAVVTRPNQNNDTQRWIVMLAGNGSFTIQQLSGGRFVDAYEASDNDFGVVTRTAKNNDSQRWLFDKL, from the coding sequence ATGCCTCAGAAGAGCATCGAACCGTTTGCCGCCGTCACCTCGGCCCGCACACTTTCAAAGGGCCAGGAAGACCCCGGATTCACAGCAGTGCAGGACTTCCTGCTGCGCTTCGGATACCTTCGCCCCAACACGTTCAAAGCGAACCAACTGGACGAACCCACGGAGGAAGGCTTGCTGCGCTTCCAGCGGCAGCACGGCCTGCCCACCACCGGTGTTTTTGACAATCCCACCCGCGACATGATGGGCACTCATCGCTGCGGCATGCCTGACCCGGCCTCCGCAATTGCCTTCAGCATCGGTTGCTCGTGGCCGAACCCAAACCTCACCTTCGCCTTTGAAGACGGGACGAACGACATCGGCGGAGCCGCCGAGTTCCAGGCTGTCCGCAACGCAGTGGCCACCTGGGCCGCTGCCGCACCCCTGAAATTCACCGAAGTAGGGCGGAACCAGAACCCGGATATCGCCATCGACTGGCGGCCCGCCAACGACCCCGACCACTCCATGGTGGGTGGAATCCTCGCCCACGCCGACTTTCCGCCAGGCTGCAGCGTGATCACTGACGGCTTGCCGAAGCCGCTCCACTTCGACGATTCCGAACACCAGTGGGTGGTGGGGTCGGTCGCCGGGGGCTTCGATGTCGAAACGGTCGCACTGCACGAGTTCGGCCATCTCCTCGGCCTGCAGCACTCGAACGTCGCAGGCTCCGTGATGTTCCCCACCGTCTCATCCAACTTCACCAAGCGATCGCTGACCGCGGACGACCTCGGCGGGGTCAAAGCCTTGTATCCCGCGGGCATTCCAACACCCGGCACCTACACCATCCGCCAGAAGAGCTCCAATCGCTTCCTGGACGCGCATGAGATCGCCGGCAAAGACTTCCGCCTGGTCACCCGTCCAGCCCAGAACAACGACACACAACGTTGGGAACTCGCGTCGGTGGGCGCGGTCTTTGCCATCCGCCAAAAAGTCAACGGCCGCTTCCTGGACGCCCACGACAGCGCCGCCAACGACTTCCGCCTGGTCACGCGCACGGCCCAGAACGACGCCAGCCAACGCTGGATCGTCGTACCCGTTGGCGACGGCAGCTCCACCCTCCGCCAGCTCAACAATCTTCGGTTTATGGACGCGCACGAAATTGAAGGCGAAGACTTCCGGCTGGTCACCCGGCCAGCCCAGAACAACAACACCCAACGCTGGCTGCTCACCAATGTGGGCACGAATCTGTTCACCCTGCAGCAGAAGAGCAACAACCGCTTCGTCGACGCCCATGAGACCTCGGACAAAGACTTCTCCGTGGTCTCCCGCCCTGCGCAGAACAACGATTCGCAGCGCTGGATCTTCGGCCAGGTCGGCGCGGTCTTCACCGTGCGCCAGAAGAGCAACGGCCGTTTCGTGGACGCCCACGAAGTCTCCGCCAACGACTTCGCGGTGGTCACGCGGCCCAACCAGAACAACGACACCCAACGCTGGATCGTCATGTTGGCCGGCAATGGAAGCTTCACCATCCAGCAGTTGAGCGGCGGCCGGTTCGTGGACGCCTACGAAGCGTCGGACAACGACTTTGGGGTGGTCACGAGAACAGCCAAGAACAACGACAGCCAGCGCTGGCTCTTCGACAAACTCTAG